The following coding sequences lie in one Halogeometricum rufum genomic window:
- a CDS encoding COG1361 S-layer family protein has translation MIRKSLTVLLVVALVASAVPAAALTSNPDIQVIVPQPTVQPGTENTVDFQLVNDPGGAEDETVTARNVRVRVGDKSPINVLTENLYVPQLPGGEPATQTLRMSVPSDIDSGTYRIPITVTYQFDSGSGDAKQITRSLEVPVKVQSGPRFVVTATNSTATVDGRGTLNVTMENVGEEAASDATFTLASSNNDVSLGGGAQATRFVENWKKGGEQTFQYDVRLGESAQPGNYSLEGTVSYKDASGNARTSPALTVGMRALPEVTFDVSEVESSLRVGGSGKVTGTITNTGPLTAHNAVVVFQTNSQTAQATETEYAAGSLEPGESTEFSFTVSVGESADPGPRQYGVQVNYRNGDGDQVQSDVVDLPVEVNESGSGFAIRNLESTLRVGEEGTLSGTLVNTDDEPVTNAVLRFDPSGQTVTPVETEYAVGNLAPGEARDFEFEVEVSSASAGGPRQFGFTVNYRDEDNTQRTSDAIEVRTDIGPKSDEFEVSPVNATYAAGETGEFRVEVTNTREEVLTDISAKIYTESPLSTSNSEAFIAELEPGESETIVFEVSSSGSALAKTYPVKMDFQYDDSQGETVISDTYQVPVEVTESEGGGLPLGLIAIVVVGLLGILGFVYVRRQD, from the coding sequence ATGATACGGAAGTCACTCACAGTCCTCTTGGTCGTCGCACTCGTCGCGAGTGCCGTTCCTGCCGCAGCGCTCACTTCGAACCCGGACATCCAGGTCATCGTCCCGCAACCGACGGTGCAACCGGGGACGGAGAACACCGTCGACTTCCAGCTCGTGAACGACCCCGGCGGCGCCGAAGACGAGACGGTCACCGCGCGGAACGTCCGCGTCCGCGTCGGCGACAAGTCGCCGATAAACGTGCTGACGGAGAACCTCTACGTCCCGCAGTTGCCCGGCGGCGAACCGGCGACGCAGACGCTCCGGATGTCGGTCCCGTCCGACATCGACAGCGGGACGTACAGGATTCCGATAACGGTCACGTACCAGTTCGACTCCGGGAGCGGTGACGCCAAACAGATCACCCGCTCGCTCGAAGTGCCCGTGAAGGTCCAGAGCGGTCCCCGGTTCGTCGTCACCGCCACCAACTCGACGGCCACCGTCGACGGCCGCGGGACGCTCAACGTCACGATGGAGAACGTCGGCGAGGAGGCCGCCTCCGACGCCACGTTCACGCTCGCGTCGAGCAACAACGACGTGAGCCTCGGCGGCGGGGCGCAGGCGACGCGCTTCGTCGAGAACTGGAAGAAGGGCGGAGAGCAGACGTTCCAGTACGACGTGCGACTCGGCGAGTCCGCCCAGCCCGGCAACTACTCGCTCGAAGGCACCGTCTCGTACAAGGACGCCTCCGGCAACGCCCGCACGAGTCCGGCGCTGACCGTCGGCATGCGGGCGCTCCCCGAGGTGACGTTCGACGTCTCCGAGGTGGAGAGTTCGCTCCGCGTCGGCGGCAGCGGGAAGGTGACGGGGACCATCACGAACACCGGTCCGCTGACGGCGCACAACGCCGTCGTCGTCTTCCAGACGAACAGTCAGACCGCGCAGGCGACCGAGACGGAGTACGCCGCCGGGTCGCTCGAACCCGGCGAGTCGACCGAGTTCTCCTTCACGGTGAGCGTCGGGGAGTCCGCCGACCCCGGACCGCGCCAGTACGGCGTGCAGGTCAACTACCGTAACGGCGACGGTGACCAGGTCCAGAGCGACGTCGTGGACCTGCCCGTCGAGGTCAACGAGAGCGGGTCCGGCTTCGCCATCCGGAACCTCGAGAGCACGCTCCGCGTCGGCGAGGAGGGGACGCTCAGCGGGACTCTCGTCAACACCGACGACGAACCGGTGACGAACGCCGTCCTGCGGTTCGACCCGTCCGGACAGACGGTGACGCCCGTCGAGACGGAGTACGCCGTCGGCAACCTCGCGCCGGGCGAGGCCCGCGACTTCGAGTTCGAGGTGGAAGTCTCCTCGGCCTCCGCCGGCGGTCCCCGACAGTTCGGGTTCACCGTGAACTACCGCGACGAAGACAACACCCAGCGCACCTCCGACGCCATCGAGGTCCGCACCGACATCGGCCCGAAGTCCGACGAGTTCGAGGTGTCGCCCGTGAACGCGACGTACGCGGCGGGCGAAACCGGCGAGTTCCGCGTCGAGGTGACGAACACCCGCGAGGAGGTGCTGACGGACATCTCGGCGAAGATATACACCGAGTCGCCGCTCAGCACGTCGAACTCCGAGGCGTTCATCGCCGAACTCGAACCCGGCGAGTCGGAGACCATCGTCTTCGAGGTGAGTTCGTCGGGGAGTGCGCTGGCGAAGACGTACCCCGTGAAGATGGACTTCCAGTACGACGACAGTCAGGGTGAGACGGTCATCTCCGACACGTACCAGGTTCCCGTCGAGGTGACGGAGTCCGAGGGCGGCGGCCTCCCCCTCGGTCTCATCGCCATCGTCGTCGTCGGCCTCCTCGGGATACTCGGCTTCGTCTACGTCCGCCGACAGGACTAA
- a CDS encoding SRPBCC family protein, giving the protein MRRTETTVERTPDGRRLVVARTVDAPAEDAWDVLVETRLWPEWGPSVTAVRGPDRIGLGATGEVRIAGAGVWVPFEVTAFDADARRWTWAVARVPATGHRVEALGPERCRVAFEIPPLAAGYAVVCRRALGKIARLAER; this is encoded by the coding sequence GTGAGACGAACCGAGACGACGGTCGAACGGACGCCGGACGGTCGGCGTCTCGTCGTCGCCAGAACGGTGGACGCCCCCGCCGAGGACGCGTGGGACGTACTGGTCGAGACGCGTCTGTGGCCCGAGTGGGGGCCGTCGGTGACGGCGGTGCGCGGCCCGGACCGAATCGGACTGGGAGCGACCGGCGAGGTTCGAATCGCCGGCGCGGGCGTCTGGGTGCCGTTCGAGGTGACGGCGTTCGACGCCGACGCGCGCCGGTGGACGTGGGCCGTCGCGCGCGTCCCGGCGACGGGCCACCGGGTCGAAGCGCTCGGACCGGAGCGGTGCCGCGTCGCCTTCGAGATACCGCCTCTCGCCGCGGGGTACGCCGTCGTCTGCCGACGCGCCCTCGGAAAGATTGCGCGTCTCGCCGAACGATAG
- a CDS encoding phosphohexomutase domain-containing protein yields MELFGTAGIRGDAVTRVTPELALSVGRAVGLDAVESGGRPEVVVGRDGRTTGPALAAAVEAGLESAGADVRRAGVLPTPALAFASRGRRGVMLTASHNPPTDNGVKVFRDGEEYDRTLERGVEERVAADPSAAPWDRWGDSESVDVLGDYRETVVTYAREHGADADGLNVVVDCGNGMSALGTPQVLRELGARAVTLNGQVDGHFPGRESKPTAETLTDLRAFLADDETTPGGDFDFGIAHDGDSDRIVVVGPDGEVVHEDTVVAVLAEHFVRAADVDDPVVVTTPNASGRIDERVRAAGGRVERVRLGALHEGIAAARAGGGDVVFAAEPWKHIHPGLGGWIDGVASAAVFTRLVAESGLSTLREPVTERPYRKVSVACPDERKTAAMATLETTLPEAFPEADVDTEHGVRLERPDASWVLVRPSGTEPYVRVYAEADDVDALVEAATDVVEAAVESAG; encoded by the coding sequence ATGGAACTCTTCGGTACCGCCGGGATTCGCGGCGACGCGGTGACGCGCGTCACGCCGGAACTCGCGCTGTCTGTGGGTCGTGCGGTCGGGTTGGACGCCGTCGAGTCGGGCGGACGCCCAGAAGTCGTCGTCGGCCGCGACGGACGGACCACCGGGCCGGCGTTGGCCGCCGCCGTCGAGGCGGGCCTCGAATCGGCCGGGGCCGACGTCCGCCGCGCGGGCGTCCTCCCGACGCCGGCGCTGGCGTTCGCCTCGCGCGGCCGCCGTGGCGTCATGCTCACCGCGTCGCACAACCCCCCGACGGACAACGGCGTCAAGGTGTTCCGCGACGGCGAGGAGTACGACCGGACGCTCGAACGCGGCGTCGAGGAACGCGTCGCCGCCGACCCGTCGGCCGCGCCGTGGGACCGGTGGGGCGACAGCGAGTCGGTCGACGTCCTCGGCGACTACCGCGAGACCGTCGTGACGTACGCCCGCGAGCACGGCGCCGACGCCGACGGCCTGAACGTCGTCGTGGACTGCGGCAACGGGATGTCGGCGCTCGGGACGCCGCAGGTCCTCCGCGAACTCGGCGCGCGCGCCGTCACCCTCAACGGGCAGGTGGACGGCCACTTCCCCGGCCGGGAGTCGAAGCCGACGGCCGAGACGCTGACGGACCTCCGCGCGTTCCTCGCGGACGACGAGACGACCCCGGGCGGCGACTTCGACTTCGGCATCGCCCACGACGGCGACTCCGACCGCATCGTCGTCGTCGGCCCGGACGGCGAGGTGGTCCACGAGGACACCGTCGTCGCCGTCCTCGCGGAACACTTCGTGCGCGCCGCGGACGTGGACGACCCGGTGGTCGTGACGACGCCGAACGCGTCGGGCCGCATCGACGAACGGGTCCGCGCGGCGGGCGGCCGGGTCGAACGGGTTCGCCTCGGCGCACTGCACGAGGGCATCGCCGCCGCGCGCGCCGGCGGCGGCGACGTGGTGTTCGCCGCCGAACCGTGGAAGCACATCCACCCCGGACTCGGCGGGTGGATAGACGGCGTCGCCTCGGCGGCCGTCTTCACCCGTCTGGTCGCCGAGTCCGGGCTCTCGACCCTCCGCGAACCCGTCACGGAACGCCCCTACCGGAAGGTGAGCGTCGCCTGCCCCGACGAACGGAAGACGGCCGCCATGGCGACGTTGGAGACGACGCTCCCCGAGGCGTTCCCCGAGGCGGACGTCGACACCGAACACGGCGTCCGCCTCGAACGGCCGGACGCGTCGTGGGTGCTCGTCCGCCCCTCCGGCACCGAACCGTACGTGCGCGTCTACGCCGAGGCCGACGACGTGGACGCCCTCGTCGAGGCGGCCACCGACGTCGTCGAGGCGGCCGTCGAATCCGCCGGCTAA
- a CDS encoding phenylalanine--tRNA ligase subunit alpha — MSESWDTAGYIASSRYRASVCEFLDREGPELPSKIATRLDLAQPHVSRALSELRDRGVVELLVPESQQKGRLYGLTRDGKQALLRLEGESASVSVSFVEAGAFPYEPLVEYLREEHADDVRLVVARDGDDSDVFVADEAARDRYDERTLATLIAALRAGDATVDEKLVDLPTGEDQFVVRGYEHLLLVRLSVGDDAEVLVTLERDAEVDVNGFVDACRRRLRN, encoded by the coding sequence ATGAGTGAATCCTGGGATACCGCGGGGTACATCGCGAGCTCACGGTACAGAGCGTCCGTCTGTGAGTTTCTCGACCGGGAGGGCCCCGAACTCCCGTCGAAAATCGCGACGAGGCTCGATTTGGCCCAACCGCACGTCTCGCGGGCACTCTCGGAACTCCGCGACCGGGGAGTCGTCGAACTCCTCGTTCCCGAGTCACAGCAGAAGGGTCGGCTCTACGGCCTGACGCGCGATGGAAAGCAGGCGCTCCTCAGACTGGAAGGCGAATCTGCCTCCGTCTCCGTCTCCTTCGTCGAGGCGGGGGCGTTCCCGTACGAACCGCTCGTCGAGTACCTTCGCGAGGAACACGCCGACGACGTCCGACTCGTCGTCGCGCGCGACGGCGACGACTCGGACGTGTTCGTCGCCGACGAGGCGGCGCGCGACCGGTACGACGAGCGAACGCTCGCCACCCTCATCGCCGCGCTCCGCGCGGGGGACGCCACGGTGGACGAGAAACTGGTGGACCTGCCGACGGGCGAGGACCAGTTCGTCGTCCGCGGCTACGAACACCTGCTGTTGGTTCGACTCTCCGTCGGCGACGACGCCGAAGTGCTCGTCACGCTCGAACGCGACGCCGAGGTGGACGTCAACGGCTTCGTGGACGCCTGCCGACGACGCCTCCGGAACTGA
- a CDS encoding TrmB family transcriptional regulator, with protein sequence MTETNDGGGDDRPSEHEAVESLERLGLSNYAARVFVALQRLGVGTAKEIHDVAGVPRSQVYGAAEELEDLGLVELQQSTPKRYRPVSLDAARRSLAENIERETNRAFDYLEAAREQRAAGETRDDVWTVRGHEPVNNRAVELVERATERVVYAAPDPSFVTDEFVDALRERADAGVCVNVVSESEAVRDLFADVSNVRASCPHDDPPADFTGRVLLVDSRAVLLSVLSDAPGSDETAIWSADTAMADILSRMIEGAIQTMSDI encoded by the coding sequence ATGACCGAGACGAACGACGGCGGAGGCGACGACCGGCCGAGCGAACACGAGGCCGTGGAGTCGCTGGAACGACTCGGCCTGTCGAACTACGCCGCGCGGGTGTTCGTCGCGCTCCAACGCCTCGGCGTCGGGACGGCCAAGGAGATACACGACGTGGCCGGCGTCCCCCGGTCGCAGGTGTACGGCGCCGCGGAGGAACTGGAGGACCTCGGGCTGGTCGAACTCCAGCAGTCGACGCCGAAGCGGTACCGACCCGTGAGCCTCGACGCCGCCCGGCGGAGTCTCGCGGAGAACATCGAGCGCGAGACGAACCGCGCGTTCGACTACCTCGAAGCGGCGCGCGAACAGCGCGCCGCCGGCGAGACGCGCGACGACGTGTGGACCGTCCGCGGACACGAACCCGTGAACAACCGGGCGGTCGAACTCGTCGAACGGGCGACGGAGCGAGTGGTGTACGCCGCGCCGGACCCGTCGTTCGTCACCGACGAATTCGTGGACGCGCTTCGCGAACGCGCCGACGCCGGCGTGTGCGTGAACGTCGTCAGCGAGAGCGAGGCGGTGCGAGACCTGTTCGCGGACGTCTCGAACGTGCGGGCGTCCTGCCCTCACGACGACCCGCCCGCCGACTTCACCGGGCGCGTCCTGCTCGTGGACAGCAGAGCCGTCCTCCTCTCCGTCCTCTCGGACGCGCCGGGGAGCGACGAGACGGCCATCTGGTCGGCCGACACGGCGATGGCCGACATCCTCTCGCGCATGATAGAGGGCGCGATACAGACGATGAGCGACATCTGA
- a CDS encoding acylphosphatase, with the protein MSDDRVRAHVHVTGRVQGVYYRASTRDAARARDVDGWVKNLDDGRVEAVFEGPEDAVEEMVEWCHTGSEAADVEDVAVEYEGPEQESGFRVRW; encoded by the coding sequence ATGAGCGACGACCGAGTGCGCGCGCACGTCCACGTCACCGGCCGTGTGCAGGGGGTCTACTACCGAGCCAGTACGCGAGACGCCGCCCGCGCCCGCGACGTGGACGGGTGGGTGAAGAACCTCGACGACGGCCGGGTCGAGGCGGTGTTCGAGGGACCGGAGGACGCCGTCGAGGAGATGGTGGAGTGGTGCCACACCGGGAGCGAGGCCGCCGACGTGGAGGACGTGGCCGTCGAGTACGAGGGCCCAGAGCAGGAGTCGGGCTTCCGCGTCCGGTGGTGA
- a CDS encoding flavin reductase family protein, which yields MDGPPDAFGSPYRLLSGAVVPRPIAWVSTRAPDGTRNLAPYSFSNVVTPDPPTLLFSASGTGDDRKDTARNAVETGEFVWNVVTADVAEAMNETSATLPPETDEFERAGVTPAAGVAVDAPRVAEARVSFECRLAETLDVGVFTVVLGEVVHAHVDESLLTDGKMDTRKLDAVGRMAGSDYARTTDRFSMERPP from the coding sequence GTGGACGGACCGCCCGACGCGTTCGGGTCGCCGTACCGCCTGCTCTCCGGTGCCGTCGTCCCCCGCCCCATCGCGTGGGTGAGCACCCGCGCGCCCGACGGGACGCGGAACCTCGCGCCGTACAGTTTCTCCAACGTGGTGACGCCGGACCCGCCGACGCTGCTGTTCTCCGCGTCTGGCACCGGCGACGACAGGAAGGACACCGCCCGCAACGCCGTCGAGACGGGCGAGTTCGTCTGGAACGTCGTCACCGCGGACGTGGCGGAGGCGATGAACGAGACGAGTGCGACGCTCCCGCCCGAAACGGACGAGTTCGAACGCGCCGGCGTGACGCCCGCCGCCGGCGTCGCCGTCGACGCGCCGCGCGTCGCGGAGGCGCGCGTCTCCTTCGAGTGTCGCCTCGCCGAGACGCTGGACGTCGGCGTCTTCACCGTCGTCCTCGGCGAAGTCGTCCACGCGCACGTGGACGAGTCCCTGCTCACGGACGGGAAGATGGACACGCGAAAACTGGACGCCGTCGGCCGGATGGCCGGCAGCGACTACGCCCGGACGACCGACCGGTTCTCGATGGAACGGCCGCCGTAG
- a CDS encoding DICT sensory domain-containing protein — MSLRDIITAVRERRRTLVVYDPAPDQLVEQLREYAAPYPLTVERRTADESLSGHVELTDSDGGFVRTDCSGLPTPLTTEAFEEQFRDVLSRIDRTTFSSYDGTQMAATSREIEDRAWRYGQGSLHAGFQRASTLGTQERVYSDLASKDLDIHAYAVPDRDAPRPDGVTVHLVDDDEIAATWFVVYDGAGDDESKCALLAEERDPGVFRGFWTYDPDVVDSVLSHLSTRYASST, encoded by the coding sequence ATGAGTTTGCGGGACATAATCACGGCCGTCAGGGAGCGACGACGGACGCTCGTCGTCTACGACCCCGCGCCCGACCAGTTGGTCGAACAGTTGCGGGAGTACGCCGCGCCGTACCCGCTGACGGTCGAACGCCGTACCGCCGACGAGTCGCTGTCGGGACACGTGGAACTCACCGACAGCGACGGCGGGTTCGTCCGCACCGACTGCTCGGGTCTGCCGACGCCGCTCACCACCGAGGCGTTCGAAGAGCAGTTCCGAGACGTGCTGAGCCGAATCGACCGGACCACGTTCTCCTCGTACGACGGGACGCAGATGGCCGCCACGTCCCGCGAGATAGAGGACCGGGCGTGGCGGTACGGGCAGGGCTCGCTGCACGCCGGCTTCCAGCGCGCCTCCACGCTCGGCACGCAGGAACGGGTGTACAGCGACCTGGCGAGCAAGGACCTCGACATCCACGCCTACGCCGTTCCGGACCGGGACGCGCCCCGCCCCGACGGCGTGACCGTCCACCTCGTCGACGACGACGAGATTGCCGCGACGTGGTTCGTCGTCTACGACGGCGCGGGCGACGACGAGTCCAAGTGCGCGCTCCTCGCGGAGGAACGCGACCCCGGCGTGTTCCGCGGGTTCTGGACGTACGACCCGGACGTGGTCGACTCGGTCCTCTCGCACCTCTCGACCCGGTATGCATCGTCGACGTGA
- a CDS encoding efflux RND transporter permease subunit: MNYDYQRIVDWVDDRIVEQSGRVILAFLLVTALFAVGLGSVSTESGTQQFAEDIPAQDALDQINDEFLPVFGENTGSTQLIQRSPNVLSRQSLLAMLRTQERIEEKPTLRVSGTSSAAAVVARTIDPQATTLERQITTLERATQSDVRAAVRANADNPAFTGTLSNDFNAQSASASSTIGVVQHSLTTDVSSSAGQSGSSPLTPIQLTIQRIVDNSPGDITVFGSGIISDEFGTVITDSLLIVTPAAVILIVLFLVVAYRDLLDLLLGTFSLAMAVVWTFGFLGLAGIPFNQIMISVPPLLLAVGIDFGIHAINRYREDRETGLDIEDAMRVATDQLLVAFFIVTGTTVIGFLSNLASDLPPIRDFGVVAGVGITFTFLIFGIFLPAAKVWMDRRKQDWPIPTFSQKPLGQEGSALGETLSVGVTISNRIPVLFLVLTLLLSVGAAGYATGVDTSFSQEDFLPPEEVSPLLKALPEPFAPSDYSVVGTLNFLEDKFTSTQGGSVTIYLEGRMENDAALEQIHRAGEDPPGSFVSEDRRAESTSIVTVIRDYAEEDPEFAALVNRNDVNDNGVPDDNLDEIYDYLETSPVSSEVDRYLAEDHRSARVVYTTSADASDKEVTADARKIADRFRFDAVATGNTVVFQQVSDLIFNSAVTSLGLALGGTVVFLVFIYWVLDGLPSIALANLVPIVVSVAGVAGTMRLIGISFNAFTATILSLTIGLGIDYSVHVVHRFLDERKKTDLQTALRRTVVGTGGALMGSMFTTAFGIGVLVLSVLSVLGQFGILTALSIVYSFLASLVVLPSALVVWDRFANESPDVPMAEQGAAGDGESDPDSDALATDGGVVDAQPSSDATTDGGETR; the protein is encoded by the coding sequence ATGAACTACGACTACCAACGCATCGTCGACTGGGTCGACGACCGAATCGTCGAGCAGTCCGGGAGGGTCATACTGGCGTTCCTCCTCGTCACGGCGCTCTTCGCCGTCGGTCTCGGGAGCGTCTCGACCGAGTCGGGGACCCAGCAGTTCGCCGAGGACATCCCCGCGCAGGACGCCCTCGACCAGATAAACGACGAGTTCCTCCCGGTGTTCGGCGAGAACACGGGCAGCACACAGCTCATCCAGCGGAGTCCGAACGTCCTCTCGAGGCAGTCGCTGCTCGCGATGCTCCGGACGCAGGAGCGCATCGAGGAGAAACCGACGTTGCGCGTCAGCGGCACGTCCTCGGCCGCGGCCGTGGTCGCCCGAACCATCGACCCGCAGGCGACGACGCTCGAACGCCAGATTACGACGCTCGAACGCGCCACGCAGAGCGACGTCCGGGCGGCCGTCCGAGCGAACGCGGACAACCCCGCGTTCACCGGCACGCTGAGCAACGACTTCAACGCGCAGAGCGCGTCGGCGTCCTCGACCATCGGCGTCGTCCAGCACTCGCTGACGACCGACGTCTCCTCGTCGGCGGGACAGTCGGGGTCGAGTCCGCTGACGCCGATTCAGCTGACGATACAGCGCATCGTCGACAACTCGCCCGGGGACATCACCGTGTTCGGGAGCGGCATCATCTCCGACGAGTTCGGGACGGTCATCACCGACTCGTTGCTCATCGTCACGCCCGCGGCGGTCATCCTCATCGTCCTGTTCCTCGTCGTCGCCTACCGTGACCTCCTCGACCTCCTGTTGGGGACGTTCTCGCTCGCGATGGCGGTCGTCTGGACGTTCGGCTTCCTCGGGCTGGCGGGCATCCCGTTCAACCAGATCATGATCTCCGTCCCGCCGCTGTTGCTGGCGGTCGGTATCGACTTCGGTATCCACGCCATCAACCGCTACCGTGAGGACCGCGAGACGGGGCTGGACATCGAGGACGCGATGCGCGTGGCGACCGACCAGTTGCTCGTCGCGTTCTTCATCGTCACGGGCACGACGGTCATCGGCTTCCTCTCGAACCTCGCCTCCGACCTGCCCCCGATTCGGGACTTCGGCGTCGTCGCCGGCGTCGGCATCACGTTCACGTTCCTCATCTTCGGCATCTTCCTGCCCGCCGCGAAGGTGTGGATGGACCGCCGCAAGCAGGACTGGCCCATCCCGACGTTCAGCCAGAAACCGCTCGGACAGGAGGGGTCGGCGCTCGGCGAGACGCTGAGCGTCGGCGTCACCATCTCGAACCGGATACCCGTCCTCTTCCTCGTCCTCACCCTCCTGCTCAGCGTCGGGGCGGCGGGGTACGCGACGGGCGTCGACACGTCGTTCTCGCAGGAGGACTTCCTCCCGCCGGAGGAGGTGTCGCCGCTCCTGAAGGCGCTGCCCGAACCGTTCGCCCCCTCCGACTACTCCGTCGTCGGAACGCTGAACTTCCTCGAAGACAAGTTCACCAGCACGCAGGGGGGGTCGGTCACGATATACCTCGAGGGGCGGATGGAGAACGACGCCGCCTTAGAGCAGATTCACCGCGCGGGCGAGGACCCACCGGGGTCGTTCGTCTCCGAGGACAGACGGGCCGAGTCGACGAGCATCGTCACCGTCATCAGAGACTACGCCGAGGAGGACCCCGAGTTCGCCGCCCTCGTCAACCGCAACGACGTGAACGACAACGGCGTGCCGGACGACAACCTCGACGAGATATACGACTACTTGGAGACGTCGCCGGTGTCTTCCGAGGTGGACCGCTACCTCGCCGAGGACCACCGGAGCGCCCGCGTCGTCTACACCACCTCGGCGGACGCCTCCGACAAGGAGGTGACGGCGGACGCCCGCAAGATCGCCGACCGGTTCCGGTTCGACGCCGTCGCCACGGGCAACACCGTCGTCTTCCAGCAGGTGTCCGACCTCATCTTCAACTCCGCCGTGACGAGTCTTGGACTCGCACTCGGCGGGACGGTGGTGTTCCTCGTGTTCATCTACTGGGTCCTGGACGGCCTGCCGTCCATCGCCCTCGCCAACCTCGTCCCCATCGTGGTGTCGGTGGCGGGCGTCGCCGGGACGATGCGGCTCATAGGCATCTCGTTCAACGCGTTCACGGCCACCATCCTCTCGCTGACCATCGGGCTGGGCATCGACTACTCGGTCCACGTCGTCCACCGCTTCCTCGACGAGCGGAAGAAGACGGACCTGCAGACCGCGCTCCGGCGGACCGTCGTCGGGACGGGCGGCGCACTCATGGGCAGCATGTTCACGACGGCGTTCGGCATCGGCGTCCTCGTGCTGTCCGTGCTGTCCGTGCTGGGCCAGTTCGGCATCCTCACCGCCCTCTCCATCGTCTACTCGTTCCTGGCGTCGCTGGTGGTGCTGCCGTCGGCGCTCGTCGTCTGGGACCGCTTCGCCAACGAGAGCCCGGACGTACCAATGGCCGAACAGGGGGCGGCCGGCGACGGGGAGTCGGACCCCGACTCCGACGCACTCGCGACGGACGGAGGGGTCGTCGATGCGCAACCCTCATCCGACGCAACCACCGACGGGGGAGAGACGCGATGA
- a CDS encoding inositol monophosphatase family protein, with translation MTDRARVAETAASAGANVALGMFERDIEVEEKSSKTDVVSEADAAAQDEILDAIAGHYPDDVVVGEEGDTPKEIPETGDAWVVDPIDGTTNYLHGFTAWCQAVAAVRDAAPVAAAVTRPAVGDRYVADDETLWKNGVPTTVSDESDPERFVVAPTLRVHDGNRDRYLDVVDTCFAAFGDMRRIGSAQVTLAMVAAGSIDVALGVGQSNPWDTVAGVHMIRTAGGTVTDANGDPWRHDSDGLVASNGEAHDAVLDAFGF, from the coding sequence GTGACTGACAGAGCACGGGTCGCCGAGACGGCGGCCTCCGCGGGCGCGAACGTCGCCCTCGGGATGTTCGAACGCGACATCGAGGTCGAAGAGAAGTCCTCGAAGACCGACGTGGTCAGCGAGGCCGACGCGGCCGCGCAGGACGAGATTCTCGACGCCATCGCCGGCCACTACCCCGACGACGTGGTCGTCGGCGAGGAGGGAGACACGCCGAAAGAGATACCGGAGACGGGCGACGCGTGGGTCGTCGACCCCATCGACGGCACCACCAACTACCTGCACGGCTTCACCGCGTGGTGTCAGGCCGTCGCCGCCGTCCGCGACGCCGCGCCCGTCGCCGCGGCGGTGACGCGCCCCGCCGTCGGCGACCGGTACGTCGCGGACGACGAGACGCTGTGGAAGAACGGCGTGCCGACGACGGTGAGCGACGAGTCCGACCCCGAGCGGTTCGTCGTCGCGCCGACGCTCAGAGTCCACGACGGCAACCGGGACCGCTACCTCGACGTCGTCGACACCTGTTTCGCCGCGTTCGGCGACATGCGGCGCATCGGCTCCGCGCAGGTGACGCTGGCGATGGTCGCCGCCGGGTCGATAGACGTCGCTCTCGGCGTCGGACAGTCGAACCCGTGGGATACCGTGGCGGGCGTCCACATGATTCGGACCGCGGGGGGAACCGTCACCGACGCGAACGGCGACCCGTGGCGACACGACAGCGACGGACTGGTCGCTTCGAACGGCGAGGCGCACGACGCCGTCCTCGACGCGTTCGGGTTCTGA